A portion of the Manihot esculenta cultivar AM560-2 chromosome 2, M.esculenta_v8, whole genome shotgun sequence genome contains these proteins:
- the LOC110608856 gene encoding terpene synthase 5-like, which produces MKDVLEQPTKELMGKIEFIKLLCHLGVSYHFQNEIEDQLNHIFIHLFELLEDNNYDLNIIATAFQILREHGYKMSSDVFNKFKDSDGGFKKTITNDVKGLLSLYEATFFRGHGEDILDEALAFTRQHLEILAEQSSPHLANYIKKALVLPFHRNLERLEAKKYIAFYEEEESKDETLLRFAKLDYNRLQLLYRQELASLSRWWKDSDVAEKLDYSRDRIVEAYMWAIGPHFEPQYSVSRILVAKYIEILTLIDDTYDGYATIDEVQHFTAAVERLVNYFRGFI; this is translated from the exons ATGAAAGATGTATTAGAGCAGCCTACAAAAGAGTTGATGGGAAAAATTGAAttcattaaattattatgtCATCTTGGTGTTTCATATCATTTTCAGAATGAGATTGAAGATCAACTAAATCATATTTTCATTCATCTTTTTGAATTATTAGAAGATAATAACTATGATCTCAATATTATAGCGACTGCATTTCAAATTTTAAGAGAACATGGATACAAGATGTCTTCag ATGTGTTCAACAAATTCAAGGATAGTGATGGAGGGTTCAAGAAAACAATCACCAATGATGTGAAAGGCCTTCTGAGCTTATACGAAGCTACCTTTTTTAGAGGACATGGGGAAGATATTTTAGATGAAGCTCTTGCTTTTACAAGGCAACACTTGGAAATCTTAGCTGAGCAATCAAGTCCTCATCTtgcaaattatataaaaaaagctTTGGTGCTACCATTCCACCGTAACTTAGAAAGACTAGAGGCTAAGAAATACATAGCCTTCTATGAAGAAGAGGAGTCTAAGGATGAAACTCTGCTCAGGTTTGCTAAGTTGGATTATAATCGACTGCAATTATTATACAGACAAGAGCTAGCCTCACTCTCAAG ATGGTGGAAAGACTCGGATGTAGCAGAAAAGCTTGATTACTCAAGGGACAGAATAGTGGAGGCTTATATGTGGGCAATTGGTCCTCATTTCGAGCCTCAGTATTCTGTTTCCAGGATTCTTGTGGCCAAATATATAGAAATCTTAACGCTAATAGATGACACATATGATGGATATGCTACAATTGATGAAGTTCAACATTTCACTGCTGCAGTTGAGAGGTTGGTTAACTATTTTCGAGGATTTATATAG
- the LOC110610066 gene encoding probable terpene synthase 6 isoform X1, translating into MAIQTQNQQDVFRPSGNYPPTIWGCSFASLSSLDSEFESYTKEVEILKEKIKDVLEQPTKELIGKIEFIKLLCRLGVSYHFRNEIKDQLNQIFIHLSELLEDNDCDLNIIATAFQILREHGYKMYSDVFNKFKDSDGGFKKTITNDVKGLLSLYEATFFRGHGEDILDEALAFTRQHLEILAEQSSPHLANYIKKALVLPFHRNLERLEAKKYIAFYEEEESKDETLLRFAKLDYNRLQLLYRQELASLSRWWKDSDVAEKLDYSRDRIVEAYMWAIGPHFEPQYSVSRILVAKFIEILTLIDDTYDGYATIDEVQHFTAAIERWNIGAIDDLPEYMKILYKFTLNFFDEMEKDGYNTCYAKETFKEMVKAYYVEAQWFNNKYMPALDEYMQNGLVTGGYRAIPAITFLGMENIVGAKELQWVETNPKIVRAARLISHLRNDIVAREDEKKKKDGPLSVDCYMNEHGVSKEKAIEETKKMCEDAWKDMNEDCFNPSVVPKFLLKYYVNLARTIEYLYTHDDYYTYSSALKDDITSLFLEQLPL; encoded by the exons ATGGCCATCCAAACACAAAACCAGCAAGATGTTTTTCGTCCTTCTGGAAACTATCCCCCTACGATTTGGGGTTGCAGCTTTGCTTCGCTTTCTTCTCTTGATTCG GAATTTGAATCGTACACCAAAGAGGTGGAAATACTTAAAGAAAAGATTAAAGATGTATTAGAGCAGCCTACAAAAGAGTTGATTGGAAAAATTGAAttcattaaattattatgtCGTCTTGGTGTTTCATATCATTTTCGGAATGAGATTAAAGATCAATTAAATCAGATTTTCATTCATCTTTCTGAATTATTAGAAGATAATGACTGTGATCTCAATATTATAGCGACTGCATTCCAAATCTTAAGAGAACATGGATACAAAATGTATTCag ATGTGTTCAACAAATTCAAGGATAGTGATGGAGGGTTCAAGAAAACAATCACCAATGATGTGAAAGGCCTCCTGAGCTTATACGAAGCTACCTTTTTTAGAGGACATGGAGAAGATATTTTAGATGAAGCTCTTGCTTTTACAAGGCAACACTTGGAAATCTTAGCTGAGCAATCAAGTCCGCATCTtgcaaattatataaaaaaagctTTGGTGCTACCATTCCACCGTAACTTAGAAAGACTAGAGGCTAAGAAATACATAGCCTTCTATGAAGAAGAGGAGTCTAAGGATGAAACTCTGCTCAGGTTTGCTAAGTTGGATTATAATCGACTGCAATTATTATACAGACAAGAGCTAGCCTCACTCTCAAG ATGGTGGAAAGACTCGGATGTAGCAGAAAAGCTTGATTACTCAAGGGACAGAATAGTGGAGGCTTATATGTGGGCAATTGGTCCTCATTTCGAGCCTCAGTATTCTGTTTCCAGGATTCTTGTAGCCAAATTTATAGAAATCTTAACGCTAATAGATGACACATATGATGGATATGCTACAATTGATGAAGTTCAACATTTCACTGCTGCAATTGAGAG ATGGAATATTGGTGCCATTGACGATTTACCAGAATACATGAAAATTCTTTACAAGTTTACCTTGAACTTTTTTGATGAAATGGAAAAAGATGGCTACAATACTTGTTATGCGAAGGAGACA TTCAAAGAAATGGTGAAGGCCTATTATGTTGAGGCACAATGGTTTAACAATAAGTATATGCCAGCACTTGATGAGTACATGCAAAATGGATTAGTGACCGGTGGATATAGAGCCATTCCAGCAATTACCTTCCTTGGAATGGAAAATATTGTGGGGGCTAAGGAACTCCAATGGGTCGAAACCAATCCAAAAATTGTCAGAGCTGCCAGGTTAATTTCTCATCTCAGAAATGATATAGTAGCTCGTGAG gatgaaaaaaagaagaaggatggtccTCTAAGTGTAGATTGCTACATGAATGAACACGGTGTATCGAAAGAGAAGGCAATCGAAGAGACTAAAAAAATGTGTGAAGATGCATGGAAGGATATGAATGAGGATTGCTTTAATCCGAGTGTTGTGCCAAAGTTTCTGCTCAAATACTATGTCAATCTTGCACGCACCATTGAATATCTTTATACTCATGACGATTACTACACCTACTCATCAGCTTTGAAAGATGACATCACATCATTGTTCCTGGAGCAACTTCCTCTCTGA
- the LOC110610066 gene encoding probable terpene synthase 6 isoform X2, whose amino-acid sequence MAIQTQNQQDVFRPSGNYPPTIWGCSFASLSSLDSEFESYTKEVEILKEKIKDVLEQPTKELIGKIEFIKLLCRLGVSYHFRNEIKDQLNQIFIHLSELLEDNDCDLNIIATAFQILREHGYKMYSDVFNKFKDSDGGFKKTITNDVKGLLSLYEATFFRGHGEDILDEALAFTRQHLEILAEQSSPHLANYIKKALVLPFHRNLERLEAKKYIAFYEEEESKDETLLRFAKLDYNRLQLLYRQELASLSRWWKDSDVAEKLDYSRDRIVEAYMWAIGPHFEPQYSVSRILVAKFIEILTLIDDTYDGYATIDEVQHFTAAIERWNIGAIDDLPEYMKILYKFTLNFFDEMEKDGYNTCYAKETFKEMVKAYYVEAQWFNNKYMPALDEYMQNGLVTGGYRAIPAITFLGMENIVGAKELQWVETNPKIVRAARMKKRRRMVL is encoded by the exons ATGGCCATCCAAACACAAAACCAGCAAGATGTTTTTCGTCCTTCTGGAAACTATCCCCCTACGATTTGGGGTTGCAGCTTTGCTTCGCTTTCTTCTCTTGATTCG GAATTTGAATCGTACACCAAAGAGGTGGAAATACTTAAAGAAAAGATTAAAGATGTATTAGAGCAGCCTACAAAAGAGTTGATTGGAAAAATTGAAttcattaaattattatgtCGTCTTGGTGTTTCATATCATTTTCGGAATGAGATTAAAGATCAATTAAATCAGATTTTCATTCATCTTTCTGAATTATTAGAAGATAATGACTGTGATCTCAATATTATAGCGACTGCATTCCAAATCTTAAGAGAACATGGATACAAAATGTATTCag ATGTGTTCAACAAATTCAAGGATAGTGATGGAGGGTTCAAGAAAACAATCACCAATGATGTGAAAGGCCTCCTGAGCTTATACGAAGCTACCTTTTTTAGAGGACATGGAGAAGATATTTTAGATGAAGCTCTTGCTTTTACAAGGCAACACTTGGAAATCTTAGCTGAGCAATCAAGTCCGCATCTtgcaaattatataaaaaaagctTTGGTGCTACCATTCCACCGTAACTTAGAAAGACTAGAGGCTAAGAAATACATAGCCTTCTATGAAGAAGAGGAGTCTAAGGATGAAACTCTGCTCAGGTTTGCTAAGTTGGATTATAATCGACTGCAATTATTATACAGACAAGAGCTAGCCTCACTCTCAAG ATGGTGGAAAGACTCGGATGTAGCAGAAAAGCTTGATTACTCAAGGGACAGAATAGTGGAGGCTTATATGTGGGCAATTGGTCCTCATTTCGAGCCTCAGTATTCTGTTTCCAGGATTCTTGTAGCCAAATTTATAGAAATCTTAACGCTAATAGATGACACATATGATGGATATGCTACAATTGATGAAGTTCAACATTTCACTGCTGCAATTGAGAG ATGGAATATTGGTGCCATTGACGATTTACCAGAATACATGAAAATTCTTTACAAGTTTACCTTGAACTTTTTTGATGAAATGGAAAAAGATGGCTACAATACTTGTTATGCGAAGGAGACA TTCAAAGAAATGGTGAAGGCCTATTATGTTGAGGCACAATGGTTTAACAATAAGTATATGCCAGCACTTGATGAGTACATGCAAAATGGATTAGTGACCGGTGGATATAGAGCCATTCCAGCAATTACCTTCCTTGGAATGGAAAATATTGTGGGGGCTAAGGAACTCCAATGGGTCGAAACCAATCCAAAAATTGTCAGAGCTGCCAG gatgaaaaaaagaagaaggatggtccTCTAA